The proteins below come from a single Aegilops tauschii subsp. strangulata cultivar AL8/78 chromosome 6, Aet v6.0, whole genome shotgun sequence genomic window:
- the LOC109784487 gene encoding peroxidase 31-like: MRRLSLLLLAAAALLAAAVAGVRAGPEMPQAASVAGMGAGPGVPQAAAGGPPGKLSPDFYSQTCPRAERIIAEVVQSKQMANPTTAAGMLRVFFHDCFVTGCDASVLIAPTRFAKSEKDAEINHSLPGDAFDAVVRSKLALELECPGVVSCADVLALASRVLVTMTGGPRYPVPLGRKDSLSSSPTAPDVELPHSNFTVGRILELFLAKGFTVQEMVALSGAHTLGFSHCQEFASRIYNYRDKTGKPAPFDPTMNPGYAKGLQAACKEYLKDPTIAAFNDVMTPGKFDNMYYVNIERGLGLLSTDEDMWSDLRTRPLVERYAANNTAFFDDFSRAMEKLSMYGVKTGADGEIRRRCDAYNDGPNTV, from the exons ATGCGCCGcctgtccctcctcctcctggccGCGGCCGCCCTCCTCGCCGCCGCGGTGGCAGGAGTGCGCGCCGGGCCGGAAATGCCCCAAGCGGCGTCGGTGGCAGGAATGGGCGCCGGGCCGGGAGTgccccaa gcggcggcggggggccCGCCGGGCAAGCTGTCGCCCGATTTCTACAGCCAGACGTGCCCACGGGCAGAGCGGATCATCGCGGAGGTGGTCCAGTCGAAGCAGATGGCGAACCCGACCACCGCCGCGGGCATGCTTCGCGTCTTCTTCCACGACTGCTTCGTGACCGGCTGCGACGCCTCCGTGCTGATCGCGCCCACCCGCTTCGCCAAATCCGAGAAGGACGCCGAGATCAACCACTCCCTCCCCGGCGACGCCTTCGACGCCGTGGTGCGCTCCAAGTTGGCCCTGGAGCTGGAGTGCCCCGGCGTGGTTTCCTGCGCCGACGTCCTGGCCCTGGCGTCCAGGGTGCTGGTCACCATGACCGGAGGCCCCAGGTACCCGGTCCCGCTGGGCCGCAAGGACTCGCTCTCCTCCAGCCCCACCGCCCCCGACGTGGAGCTCCCGCACTCCAACTTCACCGTGGGGCGCATCCTCGAGCTCTTCCTGGCCAAGGGGTTCACGGTGCAGGAGATGGTGGCGCTCTCCGGCGCGCACACGCTGGGCTTCTCGCACTGCCAGGAGTTCGCGTCCAGGATCTACAACTACCGCGACAAGACCGGCAAGCCGGCGCCGTTCGACCCGACCATGAACCCGGGCTACGCCAAGGGGCTCCAGGCCGCCTGCAAGGAGTACCTCAAGGACCCCACCATCGCCGCCTTCAACGACGTCATGACCCCCGGCAAGTTCGACAACATGTACTACGTGAACATTGAGCGCGGCCTGGGCCTGCTGAGCACCGACGAGGACATGTGGTCGGACCTGCGCACCAGGCCCCTCGTGGAGCGCTACGCCGCCAACAACACCGCCTTCTTCGACGACTTCTCCCGCGCCATGGAGAAGCTCAGCATGTACGGCGTCAAGACCGGCGCCGACGGCGAGATCAGGCGGCGCTGCGACGCCTACAACGACGGGCCCAACACCGTGTGA
- the LOC109784484 gene encoding putative cell wall protein, whose translation MACKSASLLILAALVAAAACAGSATARDVPAGKEDAVKRPETFQEGTVLIPGIGRYELGSHYRPDIGGLDHSIPAAARAQFIPGADDTWVPNPGFEVPNPFRPAATTESP comes from the coding sequence ATGGCCTGCAAGTCGGCGTCCCTGCTGATCctcgcggcgctggtggcggccGCGGCGTGCGCGGGCTCGGCAACGGCGCGCGACGTCCCGGCCGGGAAGGAGGATGCGGTGAAGCGGCCGGAGACGTTCCAGGAGGGGACGGTGCTGATCCCGGGGATCGGGCGGTACGAGCTGGGCAGCCACTACAGGCCGGACATCGGCGGGCTGGACCACAGCATCCCGGCCGCCGCCAGGGCGCAGTTCATCCCCGGCGCCGACGACACCTGGGTGCCCAACCCCGGCTTCGAGGTGCCCAACCCCTTCCGCCCCGCAGCCACCACGGAGTCCCCCTGA
- the LOC109784486 gene encoding alpha-mannosidase I MNS5: MRSPRPARLAAVALLLAALAAAAAAPAAAASRDGYGRARRLRMRGKVVEMFYHAYDNYMAYAFPHDELKPLTKGFTDSLSELGNLNLEHLPQDYNGSALTLVESLSSLVVLGNLTEFDRGVSWLSENLTFDVDARVNLFECNIRLLGGLISAHILAKDYSSQNKDGVYQNQLLHLAENLGSRFLPAFETPTGLPYAWINLKYGVMENETTETSTSGCGSLILEMGALSRLTGDPRYEAAALRALRKLWSMRSSLNLVGSTLDVLSGNWIEYSSGIGAGVDSFYEYLIKAYILFGSDEYWDMFHSAYLAVQKYFRHGPWYHEADIRTGEATHWQLTSLQAFWPGVQTLLGDVAAANLSHREFYNVWQRFGVLPERYLLDYGILHPTEKYYPLRPEFAESTFYLYQATKDPWYLEVGESIIGSLNYYTKVEGGFASIRDVSTMNLEDHQHSFFLSETCKYLFLLYDDSFLRNKNYIFTTEGHPLPVMSTWHEKTPRLDVPTNWTVVKDGNQPIRASALSSKVCPETIFRQNVGSPWESACHIPDVFPSHRCRADDDCGIESVTCKRRTCSMAGYCGLWLAVY; the protein is encoded by the exons ATGCGATCTCCTCGGCCGGCGCGGCTCGCTGCCGTCGCGCTTCTCCTCGCGGCGCTcgccgcggccgcggccgcccccgccgccgcggccagcAGAGACGGGTACGGGCGCGCGAGGAGGCTGCGCATGAGGGGCAAGGTCGTCGAGAT GTTTTATCATGCTTATGACAACTACATGGCGTATGCATTTCCT CATGATGAATTGAAGCCTCTTACTAAAGGCTTCACTGACTCCCTCAGTGAGCTTGGCAACCTAAAT CTTGAGCACTTGCCACAGGATTATAATGGATCAGCATTGACACTAGTTGAGTCATTATCAAG TCTTGTTGTCTTAGGTAACCTAACAGAATTTGACAGAGGAGTTAGTTGGCTTTCAGAGAACCTAACTTTTGATGTTGATGCTCGAGTTAATCTTTTTGAG TGTAACATAAGACTTCTTGGGGGGCTTATTTCTGCTCATATTCTTGCAAAGGACTACAGCAGTCAGAATAAAGATGGAGTATATCAGAACCAATTACTACATCTTGCTGAAAATTTAGGCAGCCGGTTTCTGCCAGCATTTGAGACACCTACTGGATTGCCATATGCATGGATCAATCTTAAG TATGGAGTGATGGAGAATGAGACAACTGAAACGAGCACATCAGGATGTG GCTCCCTTATCCTTGAAATGGGTGCATTGTCACGTTTGACCGGTGATCCTAGATATGAAGCTGCAGCTCTTCGTGCTCTTCGCAAGTTATGGAGCATGAGAAGCTCACTGAATCTTGTAGGCTCAACACTAGATGTTTTGTCTGGCAACTGGATTGAATATTCGTCAGGCATTGGTGCTG GAGTTGATTCATTTTACGAGTATTTGATTAAGGCATATATCCTTTTTGGAAGTGATGAATACTGGGATATGTTTCATTCTGCTTACCTAGCAGTGCAGAAGTATTTCCGACATGGGCCATG GTACCATGAGGCTGATATCAGGACTGGAGAAGCAACACACTGGCAACTAACTAGCCTCCAGGCCTTCTGGCCTGGTGTTCAG ACATTACTAGGAGATGTTGCTGCTGCAAATCTGTCACATCGTGAATTTTACAATGTATGGCAAAGGTTCGGCGTCCTTCCTGAAAG ATATCTGTTAGACTACGGAATTTTGCATCCTACAGAGAAGTACTATCCTTTACGTCCAGAGTTTGCTGAGTCTACATTTTATCTTTATCAAGCAACTAAAG ATCCTTGGTACCTAGAAGTGGGTGAATCTATAATTGGATCACTTAATTACTACACCAAAGTGGAAGGAGGTTTTGCTAGTATCAGAGATGTTTCAACAATGAACCTTGAAGATCATCAACACAGCTTCTTTCTTTCAGAAAC GTGCAAATATCTTTTTCTCCTTTACGACGATTCATTCTTGAGGAACAAAAATTACATATTTACAACAGAGGGCCACCCCCTTCCAGTAATGAGCACGTGGCACGAGAAAACTCCTCGACTGGATGTTCCCACCAATTGGACAGTTGTTAAG GACGGCAACCAACCGATTCGTGCGAGCGCATTGTCATCCAAAGTCTGTCCAGAGACAATTTTCCGGCAGAACGTTGGCTCCCCATGGGAGAGTGCGTGCCACATACCAGATGTGTTCCCTAGCCACAGATGCAGGGCCGACGATGACTGTGGGATAGAGTCAGTAACATGCAAGAGGAGAACCTGCAGTATGGCTGGATACTGCGGCTTGTGGCTGGCGGTTTACTAG